The Gossypium arboreum isolate Shixiya-1 chromosome 4, ASM2569848v2, whole genome shotgun sequence DNA segment CCATCCTACACCAATATGTTGGCCAATGGCACTTGGAGACAGCCATGGAAGACTGATGTAACTTTGCTTTTAAATGTGGTTAACTTGGTAGATAAAGAAACCTGGGATTCAACAAAGGCTACCGAAAATTAACatcaatttattaaattatcCTTTGCTTTTCCTAGAAGATAGACACAATCAGGGGAAATTACAAACAGAAAATCCAGGAAAAAAGGTTCCTGTTTAAGGAGAAAAAGGTATCACTTGCTGTATATCCAGAAGGTATCCTTTTTCTCGCTTTTTTGTTTATATATAAGATGCTTTTGAAAATAGAATCAATCCCCATTTGTATTACATAAAGCATGTCTCTCAGCCTTGAACCCTATACAAATATTGATTTTGGTCGAAGAATTCGATGGGAATCGGGTCCCGAAAATGGACCTTGGATCACTCTCAGTTTCGTTGAACCACCAGACCGGCAACCGAGTAATGCAGGCATTGAAGGGGCTCCCCCTGCAACTGCTTCAGCAATTGGAGCATTGCCAATGGCGAAAATCAGTGAAAGCCATGTTATCAACACAATGCATTGCCCCATTTGCAAGGATGAGTTCGAGATCGGTGGAGAAGCGAGAGAGTTACCGTGCAAGCATTTGTATCACTCGGATTGTATCGTGCCATGGTTGAACATCCACAACACGTGCCCTGTTTGTCGGTACGAGATCGACAATGAGTCTGGTAACGCTCCTGGTGACTACGAAATGAATGAGATTGATCGTGGGGATTTCGGTCTTGGTGTTGAAGATTTGGCAAATGGCTTGACTTGGTTGCGGACTCGTTTACTCTCTTCGAGGCCTCTTCGTGTGTTCTCTCATTGGACTCGTGGATGTCTTGACTCTCTCGATAGTATGATCAATGGAAATAATTTCTCTCAAGAGGGTAGGATCTTCTTCCACATCTACAT contains these protein-coding regions:
- the LOC108460096 gene encoding E3 ubiquitin-protein ligase MPSR1-like; this translates as MSLSLEPYTNIDFGRRIRWESGPENGPWITLSFVEPPDRQPSNAGIEGAPPATASAIGALPMAKISESHVINTMHCPICKDEFEIGGEARELPCKHLYHSDCIVPWLNIHNTCPVCRYEIDNESGNAPGDYEMNEIDRGDFGLGVEDLANGLTWLRTRLLSSRPLRVFSHWTRGCLDSLDSMINGNNFSQEAISWWRSWLIL